AGATGTCACTCTCCTTAACTAGACATGAGACCTGGATATTACACGACCACAGTGCTCACCCATGATCCACATCTCTGAACTGCTCCCCTAAGACTTGTTACAAATGTACTCACGTTGAAAATGTGCTACTTGGAGTGCAGGGATCACAAACATGAAGTCTCCCATCATCTCTGTGAACTGTATTTGGAGAGCTTGGGGATCCTCAGTGTCCCCCATGTACTCTTCCATTAGCAGGTCactacactcaggaggcagcatcTACACCAAGAAGAGCCAGGAAAATGAGGTTACTTAGGCATGTTGTTGGTTAGGTAGGCAACAGCCTTTGGTATGGGAGAATAGGGCCTGGGATGAGGTAGGCTATAAAGTAAAAAGCTTCATGCTCTGGGGTCACCCCACACAGAATCACACATGTATACtatagtgggttttttttcctcatggtttattttttttatatttaaaaatttccatctccttccctcctcctcccccctccctcccctcctcctccccctcccctcctcttcttctcccccttccctcccctcccctccacccatacctcccctccctccctctcaaggccaaggagccatcagggttccccactctatgctaagaccaaggtcctcccaactccccccaggtccaggaaggtgatcgaccaagctgagaaggctcccacagagcccgtccatgcagaagaatcagagcccagagccattgtcctttgcttctcagtcagcccccgctgttggccacattcagagagacgggtttggtcgcatgatccatcagtcccattccaactggagttggtgatctcccattagttctatAGTGGTTTGAGAGCAATTAGCCCCCACAGGTAGTGGCACAATTAGCTCCACAAGTAGCGGCACTATTAGGAATTGTGGCTTAGTTGGaacaggtatggccttgttagaggaagtgtgtcactgtgggagtaggctttgaggtctcatatatgatTCAGTCTCACCCAGTGgttcagatcacttcctgttgcctgggatTCAAGATGTAGGAATATCTGTTCCTTCTATAGCATCATGTCTGTTTGCACACTGCCATGTCACACCATGAAGATAGTGGACTAAACTTCAGAAACTGTAACCcccccaataaaatgttttcctttataagagtttgtgtgatcatggtctctcttcacaacaataggaaccctaactataACCGTAAGACCTATACTGACCTTTGTTAATAGGAATCTTTCTGAGAAGGAGATATGAGGGACCTCTCTTTGGATAGGACCAGTAGTATCTCACCATTTGTGCTGCTGTATTCTTCAGAACAGCCTGCAGGTTCTCCCTTgttatttcctttattgtcttaGCAGAGCCCAtgacctgggaggcagaagacaCTGAAAAGTGTGAGATTTGATGGGCTTGGATTAAAAGATTAAAGATGTATTGAGTTCCCACTGCTTAGTATATGAGTCTCCAGGCTCCCAAAGAATTGGAACTGAGACTCACCATGGGGATGATCAAACCATACTCATCATTGTTAACACCAATGATGCTGGGGACAGGGTGAAAACCCACAGAAGCCAACAACTCTTGGGGATGCCTGGGTAGGAATACTCCATCCACCACAGCAGGGATGATCTTGAAGACCTGAGGGGCATTAAAATCAATGCTGAAGGTCAATGAAATACATATGCTGATTCGCTGAGTTACCACCACTATGTTCCCATTTCTCACTAGTTTCAGGGTATTCTGTTCACTCTGGAAGAAAATCTACATTTAGAACAGTATATCTTGGTGTCCATATCGTACACAGAAGTAAAAAAACACAAAGAGTCCTTCCAGACACACAATTATACAAACCTTATTAATGACCAGAATATCTGCTTCACTCTTGCCTCTCAGACAGCGCACCAGACCCTCTGAGTCCATGGTCTCACATCCAGACAGGTTGGCCACCGTCTGTAGATGAAATAAGCAAGGAAAGTGCTTTCTCAATTCCAACTAGATGTGATTGCACCTAATTCTCACGCTTACTGTGTGTTGTGAGTTGATTGGAATAAGTGTAAATTCGTTCATTCCCTTTGTCCTGTTGCTCAAAATGACAGGTACTAAGCAGTCCCCTTCCAGCCTGCataattgttctttttgtttagagtagttttatttttccacCCATCTGTCTATGTTCTGTgtagaagagaagaataaatgtgCCAACATTCGTATGTGAATGTTAGAGGACAAAGTTCCCTTTCTTCAAGGGCACCCACACCCCTTATTTCAGACAGGATACATTCTTCTTCCCCTCCTACACTAGCTGAGCAGCTATGTGAACATCCACGGATTCCCTTGTCTCTGGTTCCCACCCGACCACAggaatactggaattacagacacatgTTACCAGGTCCAGCCTTTTGTGAGTTATGGAAATTTGAACTTAGGTACTTGGGCTTGCTCTCTAAGCACTTAAAAAAAGCCCACTAACCATCTCCCAAGTATGTGTTTATTTTGCCCATGAAGGAAGCTGCTAGGAGCAGTTTGCTGTTCAGATAACACACGCACCCTGTATGAAGTAGAGGTAAGTAGATGCTAACCCCTGAGTTTTTGAGAAATTactaaaagaaaactatttcccAGGTCCTTATTTTCCCCCAATGAACAGGATAATAAAGTTCCAGAAGATGAAGGCGGAGGGGGCAGAATCAGGCTATGATGGTTGAGGGCACTTACAGTGTAGACCCTCTCGTGGGTGTCAGAGATGAGGTCAGGAAGCAGGGCTACTCCACTCTGCATGATGGCTCTGTGGAAGAGTCCTTTGGACATGGGGGACACAACAAGTGAAGACACACTTGCACCACCTGCTGACTCGCCAAAGATGGTGACAAGGTCAGGGTTGCCTCCAAAGTGGGCAATGTTCTGCTGGACCCAGCGCAGGGCAGCCACTTGGTCCAGGTAGCCCCAGTTGCCTCTGGCATGCTGGTCTCCAGTGCTGAGAAGTGGAAGGGACATGGATCAAAGGGCTGTCCAGTTCTTCTCAGCTAACATTGCCCCAACTCACCTGAAGAACTCATCAGCCCTCGTCTCACCTGAAGAAGCCCAGGACACCCAGACGGTACTGGATAGTGACCACCACCACATCCTCAATGGCTGTCAGCGTGGATCCATCATAGATGGAGGCCATTCCTACAACCAGAGCACCACCATGGATCCATACCATCACCTGAATAAGTCAAAAGAGATGCCAGGAAGCTGCTAGGCAGTCCAAGCTCTGCAGGATTACTTACTGGAATATCAACTTCTGGGCCTCTGTGCAGCtacacaaatacatgcaaatCCTCAGGACTTCAGGGCCTTAGTCACAGACAGGGTCCTCTAGTAGCCCCATTAGGATGCTTCTAATCCCCATCCCCACCATGTATTTCACTTTGAATTAATGGCTCTCTATATATGCTAATGTAATGATTATTCAGACTCCTAATAGTGGAGAAAAGAGGGGTGTCTGCATGGATACCTCTTCAGATTAAACCTGGAAAGGATCATCAACTCTCATTGGCAGAACAGATAATCCAAAAGTAGAAATGGGTGACCTCAATGTTAAGCCTTGAAGAGGTCAGTGGTTCTTCAGGGCTCAGGTTgtagtcctctggctcttatataaGAGAGATAGAGCCTTTGATTGCTCAGTGCTCTAGTGCCCTGTGTTCCATATCTAGGTTCCAGCTGCTTAGTGTGGCTGAGAAGGTCTTCTTTGGCCCAAATAGGACAGGGCTTTTCATAAGAGTTCACTCTGCAATGGAGCTCAGGTTGCTTTTGTCCCTTTTAATCATCTT
This is a stretch of genomic DNA from Arvicola amphibius chromosome 15, mArvAmp1.2, whole genome shotgun sequence. It encodes these proteins:
- the LOC119801817 gene encoding acylcarnitine hydrolase-like — its product is MSLNQLHSWLNAAVFGLLLLLLHVQGQDSSEANPIRSTQTGQVRGSLIQVNDAKVGVYSFLGIPFAKPPVGQLRFAPPEAPEPWSGVRDGTSHPAICLQNLEMMKSEGLKDMNLPLPTFSMSEDCLYLNIYTPAHAHEGSNLPVMVWIHGGALVVGMASIYDGSTLTAIEDVVVVTIQYRLGVLGFFSTGDQHARGNWGYLDQVAALRWVQQNIAHFGGNPDLVTIFGESAGGASVSSLVVSPMSKGLFHRAIMQSGVALLPDLISDTHERVYTTVANLSGCETMDSEGLVRCLRGKSEADILVINKVFKIIPAVVDGVFLPRHPQELLASVGFHPVPSIIGVNNDEYGLIIPMVMGSAKTIKEITRENLQAVLKNTAAQMMLPPECSDLLMEEYMGDTEDPQALQIQFTEMMGDFMFVIPALQVAHFQRSHAPVYFYEFQHQPSFVKDVRPPHVKADHGDEVLFVFGAFSFGMKRDLTEEEELLNRRMMKYWANFARHGNPNSEDLPYWPMLDHEEQYLQLNIQPAVGRALKARRLHFWTQTLPQKIRELQGAQDKHTEL